A section of the Malania oleifera isolate guangnan ecotype guangnan chromosome 2, ASM2987363v1, whole genome shotgun sequence genome encodes:
- the LOC131149593 gene encoding pentatricopeptide repeat-containing protein At5g65560-like isoform X1: MVKPLTNLSLIHLQQHPSLLGCRRFLRFSSASNASFYPQSSPQNLVLKVCDLLYKHQWQRSPELNHLSPQLKPQDVAKILEVHKDTDSALQFFYWVSKKPFYKHNFNCFVSMLNRLVHEKKFAPADHVRILMIKACRNEGDLTRAVNYLNDVRLKGLEFSLYTFNTLLIQLGKFEMLGAARTAYTQMLNSGIKPSLLTFNTIINILCKKGMVQEAEMVLSSILQYDLNPDVFTYTSLILGHCRNRKLDAAFGVFDQMVRQGCDPNSVTYSTLINGLCNEGRVDEALDMFSEMIDRGIEPTIYTYTIPIASLCGIGRLKEAMDLLGNMKKRGCCPNVQTYTALISGLSRSDKFEVAMGLYHKMLGDGLVPNTVTYNALIYELCLRRRFSSAFMIFNWMEKHGSFPNTQTYNEIIRGLCLMGDIEKAMVLFNKMLRVGPCPTVITYNTLIYGYLRLGNLNNAMRLLALMKDNGSKPDEWTYAELISGFCKAGKLDSASTLFHEMSEQGLSPNTVSYTALIDGHCKEGKVNIGLSLLERMDKNGCHPSIEAYNAVINCFSKANRFSEAEKLCNKMAEQGLLANVITYTTLIDGLCRNGGTHLAFKIFHEMGKKDCLPNLFTYSSLIYGLCQEGKADEAEILLGEMEEKGLAPDEVTFTSLIDGFVMLGRLDSAFSLLQRMIDVGCKPNYRTYRVLVKGLEREHQVLEEKVVVQHDVAYSCSSDEKDISFEMVCNLLVRMSDTGCEATLDTYSTLISGLCREGRTYEADRLLKIMEEKGLCPNEEISYCLLIAYCKNLKVDTALEIFNSVVNRGFQPRLFIYRALICALSKTNHVEEAQALFEFLLEKQNNADEIVWTVLVDGLLKEEKLDLCMKLLHIMESRNRSLTFQTYVILARELSNVGKYVETYPLADKLRALMDVS, translated from the coding sequence ATGGTAAAGCCCCTCACAAACTTGTCTCTCATTCACCTTCAACAGCACCCTTCTTTACTGGGTTGTCGCCGTTTTCTCAGATTTTCATCAGCATCTAACGCGTCTTTCTATCCTCAATCTTCGCCCCAAAACTTGGTCCTCAAGGTCTGTGACCTCTTGTACAAGCATCAATGGCAACGAAGCCCGGAACTAAACCATTTGAGCCCTCAGCTCAAGCCCCAAGACGTGGCGAAGATTCTTGAAGTCCACAAGGATACGGACTCGGCCTTGCAATTTTTTTACTGGGTTTCTAAGAAACCTTTTTACAAACACAACTTCAATTGTTTTGTCTCGATGTTAAATAGGCTCGTTCATGAAAAAAAATTCGCACCGGCAGATCATGTCAGGATTCTGATGATAAAAGCTTGTCGAAATGAGGGGGATCTTACCCGGGCAGTCAACTACTTGAACGATGTGCGTTTGAAAGGTCTCGAGTTCAGTTTGTATACATTTAACACGCTGTTGATTCAATTAGGTAAGTTTGAGATGCTTGGGGCAGCTCGGACTGCGTATACTCAGATGCTGAATAGTGGCATTAAACCCAGTCTTCTGACATTCAATACTATAATTAATATACTATGTAAAAAGGGGATGGTTCAAGAGGCTGAGATGGTTTTAAGTAGTATTTTACAGTATGATTTGAATCCAGATGTGTTTACATATACGTCATTGATTCTTGGGCATTGTAGGAATAGGAAATTAGATGCGGCATTTGGGGTTTTTGATCAGATGGTGAGGCAGGGCTGTGATCCAAATTCTGTGACATATTCTACTCTTATTAATGGTCTTTGCAATGAAGGTAGGGTGGACGAGGCTTTGGACATGTTTAGCGAAATGATTGATAGAGGAATTGAACCTACAATATACACATACACCATCCCAATTGCTTCACTATGCGGGATTGGCCGCCTGAAAGAGGCAATGGATCTCCTGGGTAATATGAAGAAGAGGGGTTGTTGTCCAAATGTTCAGACATATACAGCTCTCATCAGTGGCTTGTCTCGATCAGATAAATTTGAGGTTGCAATGGGTTTATACCACAAAATGTTGGGGGATGGTTTGGTTCCAAATACAGTAACATACAATGCCTTGATATATGAATTGTGTTTGCGTAGAAGATTCAGCTCTgcttttatgattttcaattggaTGGAAAAACATGGTAGTTTTCCGAATACTCAAACCTACAATGAAATCATAAGGGGATTGTGCTTAATGGGTGATATTGAGAAAGCCATGGTTCTTTTCAATAAAATGCTGAGGGTAGGTCCCTGTCCGACTGTTATAACTTATAACACACTCATTTATGGATATCTCAGACTGGGAAATCTGAATAATGCTATGAGATTGTTGGCTTTGATGAAGGATAATGGATCCAAACCAGATGAATGGACTTATGCTGAACTTATTTCTGGGTTTTGCAAGGCAGGAAAGTTGGATTCTGCTTCTACTCTTTTCCATGAAATGTCCGAACAGGGTTTAAGTCCTAATACCGTTAGTTATACTGCTTTGATTGATGGTCATTGTAAGGAGGGGAAGGTAAACATTGGATTGTCATTACTTGAAAGGATGGATAAAAATGGTTGCCATCCAAGTATTGAGGCTTACAATGCCGTTATTAATTGTTTTTCCAAAGCAAATAGGTTTTCTGAAGCTGAAAAACTATGTAATAAGATGGCGGAGCAAGGATTGCTGGCAAATGTCATCACCTACACGACTTTGATTGACGGGCTTTGTAGGAATGGTGGGACTCATCTTGCATTCAAGATATTCCATGAAATGGGAAAAAAAGATTGTCTGCCTAATTTGTTTACTTATAGTTCTCTCATTTATGGTTTATGCCAAGAAGGCAAAGCTGATGAAGCAGAAATATTACTGGGGGAAATGGAGGAGAAAGGTTTGGCTCCTGATGAGGTGACATTTACCTCACTAATTGATGGTTTTGTTATGCTGGGTAGGCTAGACAGTGCATTTTCGCTTCTTCAGCGAATGATTGATGTGGGTTGTAAGCCCAACTACAGAACTTACAGGGTGTTGGTAAAAGGATTGGAAAGAGAGCATCAGGTGCTTGAAGAAAAAGTTGTGGTCCAACATGATGTGGCTTATAGTTGCAGTTCTGATGAAAAGGACATCAGCTTTGAAATGGTATGCAATCTCTTAGTCAGAATGTCTGATACTGGTTGTGAAGCCACTCTTGACACCTATAGCACTCTAATATCTGGTTTGTGCAGAGAAGGCAGGACTTATGAGGCAGATAGGTTGCTTAAAATCATGGAAGAGAAAGGCTTGTGTCCTAATGAAGAGATCTCTTATTGTCTATTAATTGCTTATTGTAAGAATTTGAAGGTAGATACTGCTCTTGAAATTTTCAACTCAGTGGTAAATAGAGGCTTCCAGCCTCGCTTATTTATTTATAGAGCACTTATTTGTGCTCTCAGCAAAACTAATCATGTGGAAGAAGCTCAAGCTTTGTTTGAGTTCCTGCTTGAAAAACAAAACAATGCTGATGAAATTGTTTGGACAGTCCTGGTAGATGGATTGTTGAAGGAGGAGAAATTAGATCTATGCATGAAGCTTCTTCACATTATGGAGTCTAGGAATCGTTCTCTCACCTTCCAGACCTATGTTATCTTGGCCCGGGAGCTATCCAATGTTGGAAAGTATGTTGAAACGTACCCATTGGCTGATAAATTGAGAGCTTTGATGGATGTTTCATGA
- the LOC131149593 gene encoding pentatricopeptide repeat-containing protein At5g65560-like isoform X2 — translation MVKPLTNLSLIHLQQHPSLLGCRRFLRFSSASNASFYPQSSPQNLVLKVCDLLYKHQWQRSPELNHLSPQLKPQDVAKILEVHKDTDSALQFFYWVSKKPFYKHNFNCFVSMLNRLVHEKKFAPADHVRILMIKACRNEGDLTRAVNYLNDVRLKGLEFSLYTFNTLLIQLGKFEMLGAARTAYTQMLNSGIKPSLLTFNTIINILCKKGMVQEAEMVLSSILQYDLNPDVFTYTSLILGHCRNRKLDAAFGVFDQMVRQGCDPNSVTYSTLINGLCNEGRVDEALDMFSEMIDRGIEPTIYTYTIPIASLCGIGRLKEAMDLLGNMKKRGCCPNVQTYTALISGLSRSDKFEVAMGLYHKMLGDGLVPNTVTYNALIYELCLRRRFSSAFMIFNWMEKHGSFPNTQTYNEIIRGLCLMGDIEKAMVLFNKMLRVGPCPTVITYNTLIYGYLRLGNLNNAMRLLALMKDNGSKPDEWTYAELISGFCKAGKLDSASTLFHEMSEQGLSPNTVSYTALIDGHCKEGKVNIGLSLLERMDKNGCHPSIEAYNAVINCFSKANRFSEAEKLCNKMAEQGLLANVITYTTLIDGLCRNGGTHLAFKIFHEMGKKDCLPNLFTYSSLIYGLCQEGKADEAEILLGEMEEKGLAPDEVTFTSLIDGFVMLGRLDSAFSLLQRMIDVGCKPNYRTYRVLVKGLEREHQVLEEKVVVQHDVAYSCSSDEKDISFEMVCNLLVRMSDTGCEATLDTYSTLISGLCREGRTYEADRLLKIMEEKGLCPNEEISYCLLIAYCKNLKSW, via the exons ATGGTAAAGCCCCTCACAAACTTGTCTCTCATTCACCTTCAACAGCACCCTTCTTTACTGGGTTGTCGCCGTTTTCTCAGATTTTCATCAGCATCTAACGCGTCTTTCTATCCTCAATCTTCGCCCCAAAACTTGGTCCTCAAGGTCTGTGACCTCTTGTACAAGCATCAATGGCAACGAAGCCCGGAACTAAACCATTTGAGCCCTCAGCTCAAGCCCCAAGACGTGGCGAAGATTCTTGAAGTCCACAAGGATACGGACTCGGCCTTGCAATTTTTTTACTGGGTTTCTAAGAAACCTTTTTACAAACACAACTTCAATTGTTTTGTCTCGATGTTAAATAGGCTCGTTCATGAAAAAAAATTCGCACCGGCAGATCATGTCAGGATTCTGATGATAAAAGCTTGTCGAAATGAGGGGGATCTTACCCGGGCAGTCAACTACTTGAACGATGTGCGTTTGAAAGGTCTCGAGTTCAGTTTGTATACATTTAACACGCTGTTGATTCAATTAGGTAAGTTTGAGATGCTTGGGGCAGCTCGGACTGCGTATACTCAGATGCTGAATAGTGGCATTAAACCCAGTCTTCTGACATTCAATACTATAATTAATATACTATGTAAAAAGGGGATGGTTCAAGAGGCTGAGATGGTTTTAAGTAGTATTTTACAGTATGATTTGAATCCAGATGTGTTTACATATACGTCATTGATTCTTGGGCATTGTAGGAATAGGAAATTAGATGCGGCATTTGGGGTTTTTGATCAGATGGTGAGGCAGGGCTGTGATCCAAATTCTGTGACATATTCTACTCTTATTAATGGTCTTTGCAATGAAGGTAGGGTGGACGAGGCTTTGGACATGTTTAGCGAAATGATTGATAGAGGAATTGAACCTACAATATACACATACACCATCCCAATTGCTTCACTATGCGGGATTGGCCGCCTGAAAGAGGCAATGGATCTCCTGGGTAATATGAAGAAGAGGGGTTGTTGTCCAAATGTTCAGACATATACAGCTCTCATCAGTGGCTTGTCTCGATCAGATAAATTTGAGGTTGCAATGGGTTTATACCACAAAATGTTGGGGGATGGTTTGGTTCCAAATACAGTAACATACAATGCCTTGATATATGAATTGTGTTTGCGTAGAAGATTCAGCTCTgcttttatgattttcaattggaTGGAAAAACATGGTAGTTTTCCGAATACTCAAACCTACAATGAAATCATAAGGGGATTGTGCTTAATGGGTGATATTGAGAAAGCCATGGTTCTTTTCAATAAAATGCTGAGGGTAGGTCCCTGTCCGACTGTTATAACTTATAACACACTCATTTATGGATATCTCAGACTGGGAAATCTGAATAATGCTATGAGATTGTTGGCTTTGATGAAGGATAATGGATCCAAACCAGATGAATGGACTTATGCTGAACTTATTTCTGGGTTTTGCAAGGCAGGAAAGTTGGATTCTGCTTCTACTCTTTTCCATGAAATGTCCGAACAGGGTTTAAGTCCTAATACCGTTAGTTATACTGCTTTGATTGATGGTCATTGTAAGGAGGGGAAGGTAAACATTGGATTGTCATTACTTGAAAGGATGGATAAAAATGGTTGCCATCCAAGTATTGAGGCTTACAATGCCGTTATTAATTGTTTTTCCAAAGCAAATAGGTTTTCTGAAGCTGAAAAACTATGTAATAAGATGGCGGAGCAAGGATTGCTGGCAAATGTCATCACCTACACGACTTTGATTGACGGGCTTTGTAGGAATGGTGGGACTCATCTTGCATTCAAGATATTCCATGAAATGGGAAAAAAAGATTGTCTGCCTAATTTGTTTACTTATAGTTCTCTCATTTATGGTTTATGCCAAGAAGGCAAAGCTGATGAAGCAGAAATATTACTGGGGGAAATGGAGGAGAAAGGTTTGGCTCCTGATGAGGTGACATTTACCTCACTAATTGATGGTTTTGTTATGCTGGGTAGGCTAGACAGTGCATTTTCGCTTCTTCAGCGAATGATTGATGTGGGTTGTAAGCCCAACTACAGAACTTACAGGGTGTTGGTAAAAGGATTGGAAAGAGAGCATCAGGTGCTTGAAGAAAAAGTTGTGGTCCAACATGATGTGGCTTATAGTTGCAGTTCTGATGAAAAGGACATCAGCTTTGAAATGGTATGCAATCTCTTAGTCAGAATGTCTGATACTGGTTGTGAAGCCACTCTTGACACCTATAGCACTCTAATATCTGGTTTGTGCAGAGAAGGCAGGACTTATGAGGCAGATAGGTTGCTTAAAATCATGGAAGAGAAAGGCTTGTGTCCTAATGAAGAGATCTCTTATTGTCTATTAATTGCTTATTGTAAGAATTTGAAG TCCTGGTAG
- the LOC131149593 gene encoding pentatricopeptide repeat-containing protein At5g65560-like isoform X3 has product MVKPLTNLSLIHLQQHPSLLGCRRFLRFSSASNASFYPQSSPQNLVLKVCDLLYKHQWQRSPELNHLSPQLKPQDVAKILEVHKDTDSALQFFYWVSKKPFYKHNFNCFVSMLNRLVHEKKFAPADHVRILMIKACRNEGDLTRAVNYLNDVRLKGLEFSLYTFNTLLIQLGKFEMLGAARTAYTQMLNSGIKPSLLTFNTIINILCKKGMVQEAEMVLSSILQYDLNPDVFTYTSLILGHCRNRKLDAAFGVFDQMVRQGCDPNSVTYSTLINGLCNEGRVDEALDMFSEMIDRGIEPTIYTYTIPIASLCGIGRLKEAMDLLGNMKKRGCCPNVQTYTALISGLSRSDKFEVAMGLYHKMLGDGLVPNTVTYNALIYELCLRRRFSSAFMIFNWMEKHGSFPNTQTYNEIIRGLCLMGDIEKAMVLFNKMLRVGPCPTVITYNTLIYGYLRLGNLNNAMRLLALMKDNGSKPDEWTYAELISGFCKAGKLDSASTLFHEMSEQGLSPNTVSYTALIDGHCKEGKVNIGLSLLERMDKNGCHPSIEAYNAVINCFSKANRFSEAEKLCNKMAEQGLLANVITYTTLIDGLCRNGGTHLAFKIFHEMGKKDCLPNLFTYSSLIYGLCQEGKADEAEILLGEMEEKGLAPDEVTFTSLIDGFVMLGRLDSAFSLLQRMIDVGCKPNYRTYRVLVKGLEREHQVLEEKVVVQHDVAYSCSSDEKDISFEMRRQDL; this is encoded by the exons ATGGTAAAGCCCCTCACAAACTTGTCTCTCATTCACCTTCAACAGCACCCTTCTTTACTGGGTTGTCGCCGTTTTCTCAGATTTTCATCAGCATCTAACGCGTCTTTCTATCCTCAATCTTCGCCCCAAAACTTGGTCCTCAAGGTCTGTGACCTCTTGTACAAGCATCAATGGCAACGAAGCCCGGAACTAAACCATTTGAGCCCTCAGCTCAAGCCCCAAGACGTGGCGAAGATTCTTGAAGTCCACAAGGATACGGACTCGGCCTTGCAATTTTTTTACTGGGTTTCTAAGAAACCTTTTTACAAACACAACTTCAATTGTTTTGTCTCGATGTTAAATAGGCTCGTTCATGAAAAAAAATTCGCACCGGCAGATCATGTCAGGATTCTGATGATAAAAGCTTGTCGAAATGAGGGGGATCTTACCCGGGCAGTCAACTACTTGAACGATGTGCGTTTGAAAGGTCTCGAGTTCAGTTTGTATACATTTAACACGCTGTTGATTCAATTAGGTAAGTTTGAGATGCTTGGGGCAGCTCGGACTGCGTATACTCAGATGCTGAATAGTGGCATTAAACCCAGTCTTCTGACATTCAATACTATAATTAATATACTATGTAAAAAGGGGATGGTTCAAGAGGCTGAGATGGTTTTAAGTAGTATTTTACAGTATGATTTGAATCCAGATGTGTTTACATATACGTCATTGATTCTTGGGCATTGTAGGAATAGGAAATTAGATGCGGCATTTGGGGTTTTTGATCAGATGGTGAGGCAGGGCTGTGATCCAAATTCTGTGACATATTCTACTCTTATTAATGGTCTTTGCAATGAAGGTAGGGTGGACGAGGCTTTGGACATGTTTAGCGAAATGATTGATAGAGGAATTGAACCTACAATATACACATACACCATCCCAATTGCTTCACTATGCGGGATTGGCCGCCTGAAAGAGGCAATGGATCTCCTGGGTAATATGAAGAAGAGGGGTTGTTGTCCAAATGTTCAGACATATACAGCTCTCATCAGTGGCTTGTCTCGATCAGATAAATTTGAGGTTGCAATGGGTTTATACCACAAAATGTTGGGGGATGGTTTGGTTCCAAATACAGTAACATACAATGCCTTGATATATGAATTGTGTTTGCGTAGAAGATTCAGCTCTgcttttatgattttcaattggaTGGAAAAACATGGTAGTTTTCCGAATACTCAAACCTACAATGAAATCATAAGGGGATTGTGCTTAATGGGTGATATTGAGAAAGCCATGGTTCTTTTCAATAAAATGCTGAGGGTAGGTCCCTGTCCGACTGTTATAACTTATAACACACTCATTTATGGATATCTCAGACTGGGAAATCTGAATAATGCTATGAGATTGTTGGCTTTGATGAAGGATAATGGATCCAAACCAGATGAATGGACTTATGCTGAACTTATTTCTGGGTTTTGCAAGGCAGGAAAGTTGGATTCTGCTTCTACTCTTTTCCATGAAATGTCCGAACAGGGTTTAAGTCCTAATACCGTTAGTTATACTGCTTTGATTGATGGTCATTGTAAGGAGGGGAAGGTAAACATTGGATTGTCATTACTTGAAAGGATGGATAAAAATGGTTGCCATCCAAGTATTGAGGCTTACAATGCCGTTATTAATTGTTTTTCCAAAGCAAATAGGTTTTCTGAAGCTGAAAAACTATGTAATAAGATGGCGGAGCAAGGATTGCTGGCAAATGTCATCACCTACACGACTTTGATTGACGGGCTTTGTAGGAATGGTGGGACTCATCTTGCATTCAAGATATTCCATGAAATGGGAAAAAAAGATTGTCTGCCTAATTTGTTTACTTATAGTTCTCTCATTTATGGTTTATGCCAAGAAGGCAAAGCTGATGAAGCAGAAATATTACTGGGGGAAATGGAGGAGAAAGGTTTGGCTCCTGATGAGGTGACATTTACCTCACTAATTGATGGTTTTGTTATGCTGGGTAGGCTAGACAGTGCATTTTCGCTTCTTCAGCGAATGATTGATGTGGGTTGTAAGCCCAACTACAGAACTTACAGGGTGTTGGTAAAAGGATTGGAAAGAGAGCATCAGGTGCTTGAAGAAAAAGTTGTGGTCCAACATGATGTGGCTTATAGTTGCAGTTCTGATGAAAAGGACATCAGCTTTGAAATG AGAAGGCAGGACTTATGA